In Vibrio sp. FE10, the following are encoded in one genomic region:
- the rluC gene encoding 23S rRNA pseudouridine(955/2504/2580) synthase RluC: MSEIRTQVQFVDIDEDMAGQRIDNFLRNQLKNIPKSMIYRIVRKGEVRVNKKRIKAEYKLKAGDLVRIPPVTIEEKTEDSVPSTKLNKVSELEQCIIYEDDHMLILNKPSGTAVHGGSGLKFGAIEALRALRPDARFLELVHRIDRDTSGILLIAKKRSALRHLQAQFREKTVQKYYFALVMGEWKNSCKVVNAPLLKNEVNSIVRVNPNGKASETRFKVLEKFQDATLVQASPITGRTHQIRVHAQYTGHPIAWDDRYGDRRFDAYTGKVGLNRLFLHAANIKFTHPGSEQKMDISAPMEARLEKALTGLRKL, encoded by the coding sequence ATGAGCGAAATTAGAACCCAAGTCCAGTTCGTCGACATTGACGAAGATATGGCTGGTCAGCGTATTGATAACTTCTTACGCAACCAATTAAAAAACATCCCGAAAAGCATGATTTATCGAATCGTGCGTAAAGGCGAAGTCCGCGTAAATAAAAAACGCATCAAGGCTGAATACAAACTAAAAGCAGGTGATTTAGTTCGTATCCCGCCAGTCACTATTGAAGAGAAAACAGAAGACAGTGTGCCAAGCACGAAACTCAATAAGGTTTCGGAATTGGAACAGTGCATCATCTATGAAGATGATCACATGCTGATTCTGAATAAACCATCAGGCACTGCGGTTCACGGTGGCAGTGGACTTAAGTTCGGCGCAATTGAAGCGTTAAGAGCACTTCGTCCTGATGCGCGTTTTCTTGAACTTGTGCATCGTATTGATAGAGATACGTCAGGTATTCTACTTATCGCGAAGAAACGTTCTGCGCTAAGACACCTTCAAGCACAGTTCCGCGAGAAAACCGTACAGAAGTACTATTTTGCTTTGGTGATGGGTGAGTGGAAGAACAGCTGTAAGGTTGTCAATGCTCCACTACTGAAGAACGAAGTGAATAGCATTGTTCGTGTTAATCCAAACGGCAAAGCTTCAGAGACGCGTTTTAAGGTTTTAGAAAAGTTCCAAGACGCAACTTTGGTTCAGGCAAGTCCAATTACGGGTCGTACGCACCAAATTCGTGTGCATGCTCAATACACTGGCCACCCAATTGCTTGGGATGACCGCTACGGTGATCGTCGTTTCGATGCTTATACGGGTAAAGTAGGACTGAATCGTCTGTTCTTACATGCAGCCAACATTAAGTTTACCCACCCGGGTAGCGAACAGAAGATGGATATCTCGGCGCCAATGGAAGCAAGATTAGAAAAAGCACTGACTGGCTTACGTAAGCTTTAA
- the rne gene encoding ribonuclease E has protein sequence MKRMLINATQKEELRVALVDGQRLFDLDIESPGHESKKANIYKGRITRIEPSLEAAFVDYGAERHGFLPLKEIAREYFPEGYTYQGRPSIKEVLREGQEVIVQVEKEERGSKGAALTTFISLAGSYLVLMPNNPRAGGISRRIEGDERTQLKAALSTLELPQGMGLIVRTAGVGKSAEELEWDLNVLLNHWGAIKQASDSNAAPFLIHQESNVIVRAIRDYLRRDIGEILIDSNTIFERAQAHIQLIRPDFMNRVKKYDGEVPLFSHYQIESQIESAFQREVRLPSGGSIVIDPTEALTSIDINSARATKGGDIEETALNTNLEAADEIARQLRLRDLGGLVVIDFIDMTPVRHQREVESRLRDAVRLDRARVQIGRISRFGLLEMSRQRLSPSLAEASHHICPRCTGTGVVRDNESLALSVLRLIEEEALKDNTAQVLAVVPVPIASYLLNEKRRSVNHIEKNQEVKITVVPNSDMETPHFEVIRVREGEEFDLLSYLLPNKLEALKEAESKEPAEQTIRPKKIEEPALKGFAAPAQSAPTPAPAPKAVEEKKVEPAAATQEPGLIGRFFKAIGSFLFGSSTQEEKKEEEKKEEEKPKNNRNNGNRQRRDRNDNRRRNQRGERGERNERSERGDNRNENRDNKRRRKPARDEKPEEQKEAAPQQTRQPRKPKQDRRNKPREEQKLREEQAPSKLAEEGLQLAAEAQADKPEAPKAKPEAKAVKIKERRQRRKLNKQVRVKDQLAQAEADNNADNASKEQKAQTANHEQAVAQEQKVAEQVEATQVDAEQTEQEEPKQRRNRRSPRHLRASGQRRRRGRDRRPNPFRLRKGGVASPEMAMGKVMPRFIPKPHHNQTKPEVAEVEVAVETQVAVQEQNVAQETAPQSNTAMAGGFACPELAMGKVIICREEAETVVEAQVTEAPAVVEEAPVVTTSVVEAPVETVKAEDVVAETIVETEAPVETEAVVEPAKAVEAPKAESAKAEEAPVVKAQAPKAAPKAVEAKKQAGSPMTKAPGPQEIKEIQVVAAPFRTERFVSKGAGSQAASNKAGAGMTKPQY, from the coding sequence ATGAAAAGAATGTTAATTAACGCAACTCAAAAAGAAGAGTTGCGTGTCGCTTTGGTTGATGGCCAGCGACTGTTCGATCTAGATATCGAAAGTCCAGGTCACGAGTCAAAGAAAGCGAATATCTACAAAGGACGTATTACCCGTATTGAACCAAGCCTAGAAGCGGCATTTGTTGATTACGGCGCAGAACGTCACGGTTTCCTCCCTCTTAAAGAAATTGCCCGCGAATACTTCCCTGAAGGTTATACATACCAAGGCCGTCCTAGCATTAAAGAAGTGCTAAGAGAAGGGCAAGAAGTAATCGTACAAGTTGAGAAAGAAGAACGTGGTAGCAAAGGCGCTGCACTGACAACTTTCATCTCTTTGGCTGGTAGTTACTTAGTTCTTATGCCTAATAACCCTCGTGCTGGCGGTATTTCTCGTCGTATCGAAGGTGATGAACGCACTCAACTGAAAGCAGCATTAAGCACTCTTGAGCTACCTCAAGGCATGGGCTTAATCGTGCGTACAGCGGGTGTTGGCAAAAGTGCAGAAGAGCTAGAGTGGGACTTGAACGTTCTATTGAATCACTGGGGCGCTATCAAGCAAGCTTCTGATTCAAATGCAGCTCCTTTCCTTATTCACCAAGAAAGTAACGTTATCGTTCGCGCGATTCGTGACTATCTACGTCGTGATATTGGCGAGATTCTAATCGACAGCAATACTATTTTTGAACGTGCACAAGCGCACATTCAATTAATACGCCCAGATTTCATGAATCGCGTTAAGAAATACGATGGTGAAGTGCCACTATTCAGCCATTACCAGATTGAAAGCCAGATCGAATCTGCTTTCCAACGTGAAGTTCGTCTTCCATCTGGTGGTTCTATCGTAATCGACCCAACAGAAGCTCTGACTTCTATCGATATCAACTCTGCTCGTGCAACAAAGGGCGGCGATATCGAAGAAACAGCACTTAACACTAACCTAGAAGCAGCCGATGAAATTGCACGTCAATTACGTCTACGTGACCTAGGTGGTCTTGTTGTTATCGACTTTATCGATATGACTCCGGTTCGCCACCAACGCGAAGTAGAAAGCCGTCTACGTGATGCTGTTCGTTTAGATCGCGCACGTGTTCAGATTGGTCGTATTTCTCGCTTTGGTCTTCTAGAGATGTCTCGTCAACGTTTGAGTCCATCACTAGCAGAAGCAAGCCATCACATTTGTCCTCGTTGTACAGGTACTGGTGTTGTTCGTGATAACGAATCTCTAGCACTATCTGTTCTACGTCTGATCGAAGAAGAAGCTCTAAAAGACAACACTGCGCAAGTTCTTGCTGTAGTCCCTGTTCCTATCGCTTCTTACCTATTGAACGAGAAACGTCGCTCAGTAAACCACATCGAGAAGAACCAAGAAGTTAAGATCACTGTTGTTCCTAACTCTGACATGGAAACGCCACATTTTGAGGTTATCCGTGTACGTGAAGGTGAAGAGTTCGATCTACTGTCTTACCTACTTCCTAACAAGCTAGAAGCTCTAAAAGAAGCAGAAAGCAAAGAACCAGCAGAACAGACTATTCGTCCTAAGAAGATCGAAGAGCCAGCTCTGAAAGGTTTCGCGGCTCCAGCTCAATCAGCACCGACTCCTGCTCCAGCCCCTAAAGCTGTTGAAGAGAAGAAAGTTGAACCAGCTGCAGCAACGCAAGAACCAGGTCTAATTGGTCGTTTCTTCAAAGCTATCGGTAGCTTCTTATTTGGATCTTCAACTCAAGAAGAGAAGAAAGAAGAAGAGAAGAAAGAAGAAGAAAAGCCTAAGAACAATCGCAACAACGGCAACCGTCAACGCCGTGATCGTAACGACAACCGCCGTCGTAACCAACGTGGTGAGCGCGGTGAACGTAATGAGCGCAGCGAGCGTGGTGACAATCGTAACGAAAACCGCGACAACAAACGCCGTCGTAAGCCTGCACGTGATGAGAAACCTGAAGAGCAAAAAGAAGCAGCTCCACAGCAAACTCGTCAACCACGTAAGCCTAAGCAAGATCGTCGCAATAAGCCACGTGAAGAGCAGAAGCTACGTGAAGAGCAAGCTCCATCTAAATTAGCAGAAGAAGGTCTACAGCTAGCAGCAGAAGCGCAAGCTGATAAACCTGAAGCGCCGAAGGCGAAGCCTGAAGCAAAAGCTGTGAAGATTAAAGAGCGTCGCCAGCGTCGTAAACTGAATAAGCAAGTTCGTGTTAAAGACCAACTAGCTCAAGCAGAAGCTGACAACAATGCCGATAACGCTTCAAAAGAGCAAAAGGCACAAACAGCAAACCACGAACAAGCTGTAGCTCAAGAACAGAAGGTTGCTGAACAAGTTGAAGCAACTCAAGTAGACGCAGAGCAAACTGAACAGGAAGAGCCGAAGCAACGTCGTAACCGCCGTTCGCCACGTCACCTACGTGCAAGTGGTCAACGTCGTCGTCGCGGTCGTGATCGTCGCCCTAACCCATTCCGCCTGCGTAAAGGTGGTGTAGCTTCTCCAGAGATGGCTATGGGTAAAGTGATGCCTCGCTTCATTCCAAAACCTCACCACAATCAGACAAAACCTGAAGTGGCTGAAGTTGAAGTAGCAGTTGAAACTCAAGTTGCTGTACAAGAGCAAAACGTAGCTCAAGAGACGGCACCGCAAAGTAACACTGCTATGGCAGGCGGCTTTGCATGTCCTGAACTTGCGATGGGTAAAGTCATTATCTGCCGTGAAGAAGCTGAAACTGTCGTTGAAGCTCAGGTTACTGAAGCTCCTGCGGTAGTTGAAGAAGCTCCAGTAGTTACAACATCAGTAGTTGAAGCTCCTGTTGAGACAGTTAAAGCTGAAGACGTTGTAGCAGAGACAATTGTTGAAACTGAAGCGCCTGTTGAAACTGAAGCTGTTGTTGAACCAGCAAAAGCGGTTGAAGCGCCTAAAGCTGAAAGTGCAAAAGCAGAAGAAGCTCCTGTGGTAAAAGCACAAGCTCCTAAAGCAGCACCGAAGGCAGTAGAAGCGAAGAAACAAGCGGGTTCTCCAATGACTAAAGCTCCTGGTCCTCAAGAGATCAAAGAGATTCAAGTTGTTGCTGCTCCATTCCGTACTGAGCGTTTTGTATCGAAAGGTGCAGGTAGCCAAGCAGCGTCAAATAAAGCCGGCGCTGGCATGACTAAACCTCAATACTAA
- a CDS encoding SulP family inorganic anion transporter — protein sequence MFEFPQFSKHSVKNDVLSGLTVALALVPEAVAFAFVAGVDPMVGLYAAFIVGLITSVFGGRPGMISGATGAMAVVMVSLVATHGVQYLFAAVMMAGLLQIAAGVFKLGKFIRIVPHPVMIGFVNGLAIVIFLAQLGQFKAPDVTGALTWLPSGQMTLMLGLVALTMGIIHFLPKLTTAVPSSLVAIVTVTALVVGLDLETRTVVDFLRTMSGDEAATLAGSLPTFSIPAVPVSFETLQIILPYAIILAAIGLIESLLTLTVLDEMTNTRGQSNRECVGQGMANVTCSVFGAMGGCAMIGQSMINVNSGGRGRLSGIVAAVALLMFILFGSALIEMIPLAALVGVMFMVVIGTFEWATFKLARRVPKQDFFVIVLVTVVTVLTDLAVAVGVGVVASALMFAWQHAKHIYADTSVNAEGSKEYKVNGPIFFGSTANFLELFDSYNDPQDVIVDFANSRVTDHSAIEAIDTIADRYAALGKTLHLRHLSQDCVAMLHKAGSLVEANVAEDPIYKVMSK from the coding sequence ATGTTCGAATTCCCACAATTTTCAAAGCACTCTGTAAAAAATGATGTGCTTTCAGGTCTAACAGTAGCCCTAGCTCTGGTACCTGAAGCCGTAGCATTCGCCTTTGTTGCAGGCGTTGACCCAATGGTTGGTCTTTACGCAGCATTCATCGTAGGTTTAATCACTTCTGTCTTCGGCGGTCGTCCAGGTATGATTTCTGGTGCAACTGGCGCAATGGCTGTAGTAATGGTGAGCCTAGTAGCAACCCACGGCGTTCAATACCTCTTTGCCGCAGTTATGATGGCTGGCCTTCTGCAAATTGCAGCGGGTGTATTCAAGCTAGGTAAATTCATCCGTATCGTTCCGCACCCAGTAATGATTGGTTTCGTGAACGGTTTAGCGATCGTTATCTTCTTAGCACAGCTTGGACAATTTAAAGCACCAGACGTAACAGGTGCATTAACTTGGCTACCAAGTGGTCAAATGACACTGATGCTAGGCTTAGTTGCACTAACTATGGGTATCATCCACTTCCTGCCTAAACTAACAACAGCAGTACCATCTTCACTGGTTGCTATTGTTACGGTAACGGCTTTGGTTGTAGGCCTTGATCTTGAAACTCGCACTGTTGTTGATTTCCTACGCACTATGTCTGGTGACGAAGCTGCAACACTTGCAGGCTCTTTGCCAACGTTCTCTATTCCTGCTGTTCCGGTTTCTTTCGAGACGCTACAAATCATCCTGCCATACGCAATTATCCTTGCGGCTATCGGCTTGATTGAGTCTCTACTGACACTAACGGTACTAGACGAAATGACAAACACTCGTGGTCAATCTAACCGTGAATGTGTGGGTCAAGGTATGGCTAACGTAACGTGTTCAGTATTTGGCGCGATGGGTGGTTGTGCGATGATCGGTCAATCGATGATCAACGTAAACTCAGGTGGTCGTGGTCGTCTTTCAGGTATCGTAGCTGCAGTTGCACTACTGATGTTCATCCTGTTCGGCTCTGCGCTTATCGAAATGATTCCTCTAGCAGCGCTAGTGGGTGTTATGTTTATGGTTGTTATCGGTACGTTTGAATGGGCAACCTTCAAACTGGCTCGTCGTGTTCCTAAGCAAGACTTCTTCGTTATCGTCCTTGTAACTGTAGTTACAGTACTAACAGACCTAGCGGTAGCAGTTGGTGTGGGTGTTGTTGCTTCTGCACTAATGTTTGCATGGCAACATGCTAAGCACATCTACGCAGACACATCAGTAAACGCTGAAGGCTCAAAAGAGTACAAAGTTAACGGTCCAATCTTCTTTGGTTCAACCGCTAACTTCCTTGAGTTGTTTGACTCATACAACGATCCACAAGATGTTATCGTTGATTTTGCAAACTCACGCGTTACTGACCACTCAGCAATTGAAGCAATCGACACGATTGCCGATCGTTACGCTGCTCTGGGCAAAACTCTTCACCTTCGTCACCTAAGCCAAGACTGTGTTGCTATGCTGCACAAAGCGGGTAGCCTAGTTGAAGCGAACGTTGCAGAAGACCCAATCTACAAAGTAATGTCTAAGTAA
- a CDS encoding low molecular weight protein-tyrosine-phosphatase, translating into MKKILVVCMGNICRSPTGEAVLRKKANQLEVDVIVDSAGTIGFHQGNPPDSRSKSAGEKRGYSFKGITSRKVVMNDFEEFDLILAADKANLDDLMSQCPAYLQYKIALFLSFGESQYQEIPDPYYGEGNGFELVLDLIEESSEAILRSI; encoded by the coding sequence ATGAAGAAGATACTCGTTGTTTGCATGGGTAATATTTGTCGCTCGCCAACAGGTGAAGCGGTATTAAGGAAGAAGGCGAATCAGCTAGAAGTGGATGTTATTGTCGATTCTGCAGGGACGATTGGCTTTCATCAAGGCAACCCACCAGACTCTCGTTCAAAGTCTGCAGGTGAGAAACGTGGTTATAGCTTCAAAGGTATTACGTCACGCAAAGTCGTGATGAATGACTTTGAAGAGTTTGATCTAATACTCGCGGCTGATAAGGCGAACTTGGATGATTTAATGAGCCAGTGCCCGGCTTATCTGCAATACAAGATTGCGTTGTTTTTGAGTTTTGGAGAGTCGCAGTATCAAGAGATACCCGATCCGTATTATGGCGAAGGGAATGGTTTTGAGTTGGTGTTGGATTTAATTGAAGAGTCTAGCGAAGCGATATTACGCTCTATTTAA
- the cobO gene encoding cob(I)yrinic acid a,c-diamide adenosyltransferase, translated as MSTEDNKEQRHKARQQKVKEQVDARIAAAQEVKGLLLVITGNGKGKSTSGFGTITRAVGHGKKCAVAQFVKGTWDNGEKNVLQKLDVEFQVMGTGFTWETQDKTKDIEAAQRIWKECKRMLADESIDVILFDELTYMVSYGYIELDEVVEALNNRPKMQSVIITGRGAHRTLTEMADTVSEVRNVKHAFESGVKALQGVDW; from the coding sequence ATGTCGACTGAAGACAACAAAGAACAACGCCATAAAGCAAGGCAACAAAAAGTAAAAGAACAAGTCGATGCACGTATCGCAGCCGCGCAAGAAGTGAAAGGCTTGTTATTGGTTATCACTGGTAACGGTAAAGGTAAATCAACATCTGGATTTGGCACCATCACTCGTGCCGTCGGTCACGGTAAGAAGTGTGCTGTCGCTCAGTTTGTTAAAGGAACTTGGGATAACGGCGAAAAAAACGTTCTCCAAAAGCTGGATGTTGAATTCCAAGTCATGGGAACTGGCTTCACATGGGAAACCCAAGACAAAACAAAAGATATTGAAGCCGCACAACGTATCTGGAAAGAATGTAAGCGGATGCTGGCTGATGAGTCCATTGACGTGATTCTGTTTGATGAGCTGACTTACATGGTGAGTTACGGCTACATCGAGCTAGATGAAGTGGTAGAAGCTCTCAACAACCGTCCGAAAATGCAATCGGTGATCATTACTGGTCGTGGTGCGCATCGAACTCTGACAGAGATGGCGGACACGGTATCTGAAGTTCGTAACGTGAAGCACGCTTTCGAATCCGGTGTTAAAGCACTGCAAGGTGTTGACTGGTAA
- a CDS encoding AsmA family protein → MKKLLIFIAVPVFVVVAAILALVLLVNPNQFKPLIVEQAQKHTGLELVIEGDISWQFFPSIGFELGQTELRNPAGFTQPNLFKVDTVGVDVSVTPLFSNQLEIGNITLDGAEFYLETLKDGRKNIDALTQASAPQESEPAADANAESSPAPQEQSAAEASGWTINLAGVTVSNALFEMDDKQAGSFTKLYDVSLNLSEFAVDTWTTATFAASGENNQQKFSANGSAEFKLAEGFASYALRNIDLNAKFNDPATSIESAKIGLNTFEFDKVNQLTYAVIGKAAGLDLDLKGGGELTVDSAISKVTLNKLTLDSTFKGDTLPQSPMKVGMLSDLSFDLTKSHLSFVLEKLQANSIALDGKADVTLSEIPKVRFSLHSPNIDLDEFLGLGNTTETASTAPSDSAGGSTSNSGSSAPAKEVEPDLSALKTLDVKGDITIDKFKASNAKMQNVKTAFSVNRGIAELTSFTSNLYQGSISATAKLDARKTPATYTAKKKIKGVKVQPLLIDVANNDMLEGTGNIDVNVKGKSLTPTGIKKNLVGTIAINFEDGAVNGINVAQLIRENYAKIKGEKVESTNEAQKTDFSAMKATLKVDKGWVSTNDLSAQSPLLRVTGQGKANFINETVDFLVRTSIVGSLEGQGGKNIDDLKDVTIPIKVTGQWADPKFALVFDDVLKQKAQKEIDRGVNKLTDKIKDEKTKEAVDGLLKGFFN, encoded by the coding sequence ATGAAGAAACTACTCATTTTCATAGCTGTACCAGTGTTTGTTGTCGTTGCAGCAATTCTGGCACTAGTGCTGTTAGTGAACCCTAACCAATTTAAGCCATTAATTGTCGAACAAGCCCAAAAACACACAGGCCTAGAGCTTGTGATAGAGGGCGATATCAGTTGGCAGTTCTTCCCATCTATTGGCTTTGAACTTGGTCAAACTGAACTACGTAATCCAGCAGGGTTTACTCAACCGAACCTATTTAAGGTTGATACCGTTGGCGTCGATGTTTCGGTTACTCCGCTATTTAGCAACCAACTAGAGATTGGTAACATCACTCTAGACGGTGCAGAATTCTATTTGGAAACGCTTAAAGATGGTCGCAAGAACATCGATGCGCTAACACAAGCGTCCGCGCCTCAAGAATCTGAACCTGCTGCAGATGCAAATGCTGAATCATCACCAGCGCCTCAAGAACAAAGCGCAGCTGAAGCATCTGGTTGGACGATCAACCTTGCGGGTGTCACTGTCTCAAACGCACTGTTTGAAATGGATGACAAACAAGCGGGTTCATTCACTAAGTTATACGATGTGTCTTTGAACTTATCAGAGTTCGCAGTGGACACATGGACAACTGCGACGTTTGCTGCTTCTGGTGAAAACAACCAACAAAAGTTTTCTGCTAACGGCAGCGCTGAATTCAAATTAGCGGAAGGCTTCGCAAGTTACGCACTACGTAATATTGACCTTAATGCGAAGTTCAATGATCCAGCAACGTCGATCGAGTCGGCGAAGATTGGCTTGAATACGTTTGAGTTCGATAAGGTTAACCAACTGACTTACGCTGTGATTGGTAAAGCTGCTGGCCTTGACCTTGATCTTAAAGGTGGTGGTGAGCTAACGGTTGATAGCGCGATTTCAAAAGTAACATTGAACAAGCTAACGTTAGACTCAACATTCAAAGGCGACACGCTTCCTCAGTCACCAATGAAAGTGGGTATGTTGTCTGACCTAAGCTTTGATCTAACTAAGAGCCACTTGAGCTTTGTGTTAGAGAAACTGCAAGCTAACTCTATCGCGCTAGATGGTAAAGCTGACGTAACCCTGTCTGAAATTCCAAAGGTTCGTTTCTCTCTTCATAGCCCGAACATCGACCTTGATGAGTTCTTAGGCCTAGGGAATACAACAGAAACGGCGAGCACGGCTCCTTCTGATTCTGCTGGTGGTTCAACGTCAAATTCAGGTAGCTCTGCACCTGCGAAAGAAGTAGAACCTGATCTGTCGGCATTGAAAACGTTAGACGTGAAAGGCGACATCACGATTGATAAGTTCAAGGCGAGCAATGCGAAAATGCAGAACGTGAAAACAGCGTTCTCTGTTAACCGTGGTATCGCAGAGCTAACATCATTCACATCGAACCTTTACCAAGGTTCCATTTCTGCTACCGCTAAGTTAGACGCTCGTAAAACACCAGCGACTTACACGGCTAAGAAAAAAATCAAAGGCGTGAAGGTTCAACCGCTACTGATTGATGTTGCGAACAACGACATGCTTGAAGGTACCGGTAATATCGATGTTAACGTGAAAGGTAAGAGCCTGACGCCAACTGGAATCAAGAAGAACCTAGTTGGAACAATCGCGATTAACTTTGAAGATGGCGCAGTGAATGGCATCAACGTCGCTCAACTGATTCGAGAAAACTACGCGAAGATTAAAGGCGAGAAAGTTGAAAGCACAAATGAAGCTCAAAAAACGGACTTCAGTGCAATGAAAGCGACGCTGAAGGTCGACAAAGGTTGGGTTTCAACGAACGACCTATCGGCACAGTCGCCACTGTTACGTGTGACTGGTCAAGGCAAAGCAAACTTCATCAATGAAACGGTCGACTTCCTAGTAAGAACATCAATTGTTGGTTCATTAGAAGGTCAGGGTGGTAAGAACATCGATGATCTGAAAGATGTGACGATTCCTATTAAGGTGACTGGCCAGTGGGCTGACCCGAAATTTGCGCTTGTTTTTGATGATGTGTTGAAACAAAAAGCACAGAAAGAGATCGATCGTGGCGTTAATAAGCTAACGGATAAGATCAAAGACGAGAAAACTAAAGAAGCGGTTGATGGTTTGTTGAAAGGTTTCTTTAACTAA
- the udk gene encoding uridine kinase, translated as MSDNNQCVIVGIAGASASGKSLIASTIYNELREKVGDHQIGVITEDCYYSDQSHLSMEERVKTNYDHPNALDHDLLCEHLQQLMSGNAVEVPEYSYTEHTRTSETTTLTPKKVIILEGILLLTDPRLRKLMHASVFMDTPLDICLLRRVKRDVEERGRTMDTVLKQYQQTVRPMFMQFIEPSKQHADIIVPRGGKNRIAIDVLKAHIAKLLKS; from the coding sequence ATGTCTGATAATAATCAATGTGTCATCGTAGGTATCGCTGGCGCTTCAGCATCAGGAAAAAGTCTGATTGCTAGTACAATTTATAATGAGTTGCGCGAGAAAGTAGGCGACCATCAAATTGGTGTTATCACGGAAGATTGCTACTACAGCGACCAAAGCCACTTGAGTATGGAAGAGCGTGTTAAAACTAACTACGATCACCCAAATGCACTGGATCATGATCTATTATGTGAACACCTACAGCAGCTAATGAGTGGCAATGCGGTAGAAGTTCCTGAATACAGCTACACAGAGCACACACGTACTTCTGAAACGACTACACTTACACCTAAGAAAGTGATTATTTTAGAAGGTATTCTGCTACTAACGGATCCACGTCTACGTAAATTGATGCACGCAAGTGTGTTTATGGACACGCCGCTAGATATCTGTCTGTTACGACGTGTTAAGCGTGATGTAGAAGAACGTGGTCGTACAATGGATACGGTACTTAAGCAATATCAGCAAACAGTACGTCCAATGTTTATGCAGTTTATTGAGCCTTCAAAACAACATGCAGACATCATCGTTCCACGTGGTGGTAAAAACCGCATCGCGATTGATGTGCTAAAAGCGCACATTGCGAAGTTGTTGAAGTCTTAA
- the apbC gene encoding iron-sulfur cluster carrier protein ApbC: MRNFTSKQDFCSWLNEFESPILIPEWALHQNIVSVDPCGSFVITLPFAANQLAVDLEDWINAQIEQKLVSAFQFEVNVKPSALETTVATPLKGVKNIIAVTSAKGGVGKSTTSVNLALALSKSGSKVGLLDADIYGPSVPMMLGQLDAKPEVQNNKWMMPIEAHGIFTHSIGYLVSKDDAAIWRGPMAAKALGQLVNETVWPELDYLVIDMPPGTGDIQLTLSQQIPVTGAVVVTTPQDLALADARKGVAMFDKVSVPVAGLVENMSYHICSHCGEKEHIFGAGGAEAMSEEFFLDILAQIPLHIDVREDIDAGCPTVVRRPDSEHTRHYLELAENVAAKMFWTGKARPEAINFSMVD; encoded by the coding sequence ATGCGTAACTTTACTTCTAAGCAAGATTTCTGTTCATGGTTGAATGAGTTCGAGTCACCAATCCTCATACCAGAGTGGGCGCTACACCAAAATATTGTCTCTGTTGATCCCTGTGGATCATTTGTTATTACCTTGCCTTTTGCTGCTAATCAGCTTGCTGTTGATCTTGAAGATTGGATTAATGCCCAGATTGAGCAAAAGCTAGTGAGTGCTTTCCAATTTGAAGTGAATGTGAAGCCGTCAGCGTTAGAAACTACGGTGGCTACCCCATTGAAAGGCGTGAAGAACATCATCGCCGTGACCTCTGCAAAGGGTGGGGTGGGCAAATCAACAACCTCCGTGAACCTTGCTCTGGCTCTATCTAAGTCTGGTTCAAAAGTCGGGTTGTTGGATGCGGATATCTACGGCCCATCTGTGCCTATGATGCTTGGTCAGCTAGACGCGAAACCAGAAGTACAGAATAACAAATGGATGATGCCAATCGAAGCTCATGGCATTTTTACTCACTCTATCGGTTACCTTGTGTCAAAAGACGATGCGGCAATCTGGCGCGGTCCAATGGCGGCTAAAGCATTAGGTCAACTCGTGAATGAAACCGTATGGCCAGAACTGGATTACCTTGTTATCGACATGCCACCGGGTACGGGTGATATTCAACTAACGCTTTCGCAGCAGATCCCAGTAACGGGCGCGGTAGTCGTGACAACACCTCAAGATTTGGCTTTAGCTGATGCACGCAAAGGCGTGGCGATGTTTGATAAAGTGAGTGTGCCAGTTGCAGGCTTAGTGGAAAACATGAGCTACCATATTTGTAGTCACTGTGGCGAAAAAGAACATATCTTCGGTGCTGGTGGCGCGGAAGCGATGTCGGAAGAATTCTTCCTTGATATTTTGGCGCAGATTCCACTGCATATTGATGTGCGAGAAGACATCGATGCGGGTTGCCCAACCGTTGTACGTCGTCCGGACAGCGAGCACACTCGTCACTACCTTGAGCTGGCTGAAAATGTTGCTGCGAAGATGTTCTGGACGGGAAAAGCCAGACCGGAAGCGATTAACTTTTCTATGGTTGATTAG